A stretch of the Nerophis ophidion isolate RoL-2023_Sa linkage group LG27, RoL_Noph_v1.0, whole genome shotgun sequence genome encodes the following:
- the LOC133544198 gene encoding ras-related protein ralB-B-like, whose protein sequence is MTSSKNKNQTSLALHKVIMVGSGGVGKSALTLQFMYDEFVEDYEPTKADSYRKKVVLDGEDVQIDILDTAGQEDYAAIRDNYFRSGEGFLLVFSITEHESFAATSEFREQILRVKEEDAIPMLLVGNKSDLEDRRKVSVEEAAGKVSEWGVQYVETSAKTRANVDKVFFDLMREVRKKKMSESKDKNGPSGKKKKKRCCIL, encoded by the exons ATGACCTCTAGCAAAAACAAGAACCAGACCTCCCTGGCGCTCCATAAAGTCATCATGGTGGGCAGCGGAGGTGTGGGCAAGTCCGCCCTCACGCTGCAGTTCATGTATGACGAG TTTGTGGAAGATTACGAGCCCACCAAGGcagacagctacaggaagaaggtGGTCCTGGATGGCGAAGATGTTCAGATTGACATCCTGGACACGGCGGGGCAGGAGGACTACGCCGCCATCAGAGACAACTACTTCCGCAGCGGCGAGGGCTTCCTGCTGGTCTTCTCCATCACGGAACACGAGTCATTTGCTGCAACGTCAGAGTTTAG GGAGCAGATTTTGCGTGTGAAGGAAGAAGACGCCATCCCCATGTTGCTGGTCGGTAACAAGTCGGACTTGGAAGACAGGCGGAAGGTGTCTGTAGAGGAGGCGGCGGGGAAAGTGAGTGAGTGGGGCGTTCAGTACGTGGAGACTTCAGCCAAGACCAGAGCCAACGTAGACAAG GTCTTCTTCGACCTGATGCGCGAGGTGCGCAAGAAGAAAATGTCTGAGAGCAAGGACAAAAACGGGCCGAGtgggaaaaagaagaaaaagcgcTGCTGCATACTTTAA